The genomic DNA TTTTGGATGTCAAagagaatgttcatgatgttggTGGGCACATCTAGAGACAGGGTAAACTTGCTTAGCCGGTCATTATTTATGCTGTTCTGGAACATCTTACTCCTTAGCTGCGTCTGACTGAGAAACCTGTAGTTCGCGGGGTAAGTCGACGTCCTTTTCTCCCGCGACTCTGCTGAGGAGAGAGTGTCTCCGGACTTGAAGAGGGAGCCCCAGCTTTCCGACACTGGGAACTCGTCACTGGGAACGTCGTTCGTCTGGACCTCAGCTAGTATGTCATCGTCACAGAGGAGGTTGGAGTCGCTCTGGTACAGTCTGAGACAGAGGCTGGAGGTTGGCGCGCAGAGGACAGCCAGCACTACCAGGGTTCTTAGGAAGGGCATCATGATGTCCTAAGtgatcggagagagagagagagagagagagagagaaaaccgtTCGTTTATTGGTCACTAAACTTTAAAAGTTCCCACATATCTGACAAATATAACCCTCTCCATGTTCACCATGCGTAAAGACAATAGTCCAAAAGAGTAGCTCAGTTTTACGCGTTATTGTCTTCCCTATTGTAAAGGATATAAAGCAACACTTTATGGTTTAAAAATTATCCGATCGATACATTAAGTGAATGATATTAAAATATGTAACTACATTCATGATTTGAGCACACGGAAATGTGCCAGATCAAAAAATAACTTACCAAGTTCCGTGCACTataattctagaagacagtttccGCCAGAAAGTCACGTGTGACTAGTACAAACAAAGAAAAACACTCTAGATAACAATTGAATAGGCTATAAAACATTGGTAATCCCAACGATTTAAAATTCGGTCTTCCCTGATCTCCCAACCTCGTTCTCGCCTTGTTCTTTCCGTGTCTTCTGATCACGAATTTGGCTCGCACGTCCATTTGTTCTGAATTCATTCGTGCGCCAGCACTAACGTCATAGGGTTGACATTTTTGGTCTCTTCTCTCTCAAAGATCACACACTGACTCTGATGCGTTGACACCCCCTTGCAAGGATCCATTTCGTCACCCCTTCTGACACTTTTTGTAACACATCCGATTTATCCTACAAAGCTATTTGCAGTTTCAAACGTTTTAACCAGATTGTGTCAGCCAATGTCATGTTTTTCCAATAGTTTCAACATATCGCTCGTGAGTAGCCTAGAAAATGAAAAGCTCACTACTTGTTGATGCTATggcattcagcaccatggacagctccaCGCGCACCATGCTTTCCATGCGCAGTGCACAACCTTCCGAACAATATTTTCAGATGTTTACCTCTGGGTCTTGATTCTCTTGATTAAAAAATATCTGCCAATCAACACAAATAAATACTTGTATTAAAAATAACTTTTTAGGAGGTTATCTTGTTTTTACAGGCTATAGGGTAGGGGCGTTGCACAGATCAGAGTAGGCATGAGGAAGGATAGAGGAAACTAAGAGATGTCTTGGAATATTCCATGAGGGAAACAACAGGTCCACTTCATGAGCTTTCAATTAAAGTTTTTTGAGTTTATCTCCTATCCTTAAGAGTATCTAATTAACATAATCCCTCAGTTTAAGGTAaagatgtattttttttctctcgcCACTTTCAACCGCAGAGCTACAGCGCTGTgtatcagaccaggagacatcccaaaaatcggtcttctcactaaAACGTATGTAGCGTCCGAACCGAGTCGTGACTTGGGTGAATGTATAGGCAAGGACAGCGTTAATCTCAGCAGGCAGGCTCATCCACACTGTGTCCCCATATGGTTGGTGCCCATTATGCTGGATCAATCCTAGTCCGTCTTTGGTTTTGAGGTGATTGTATCAAAATGCTTAATTCAGGAAAGATGTCATCAAGCATGCTTTATAGACGGGTTGACCTCTGCTGCTGTTAATTGACTCGGTTCTGTGTGACACTTGGTAAGAGCATGGTGCTGAAGCAATGAGTTCAATTAACACGCGTCACAAACTGTTAGGCGCTTTCGATAAAATGGTCTGCTCagtgacatacagtgccttcagaaagtattcacaccccttgtctttttccacattctgttgttacaggattacatttagatttgtttgtcactggcctacacacaataccccataaatcaaagtggaattatgtttgtcaaaatttttacaaattaataaaaaataagtattcaacccctttgttctggcaagcctaaatcagttcatgagtaaaaatgtgcttaatcagtcacataataagttgcatggacccattaaaacacaatttcaaacagatttaaccacaaagaccagggaggttttccaatacctcgcaaagaagggcaccaattggtagattggtataaaaaaaaacagacattgaatatccctttcagcatggtgacgtttgtattattattatttttaaatcaaCCCATCCATCAACCCCCATCTTCGGATGACAAaaataatttttgttgttgtttttacagctttttggttacatttacatacattttacatattacattttacctacaaggaacatggtgaagttaataattaaactttggatggtgtgtcaatacacccagttactacaaagatacaggcgtccttcctaactcagttgccagaaaggaaggaaaccacaCAGGGATTTCACcgagaccaatggtgactttaaaacagttacagagtttaacggttgtgataggagaaaattgaggatggttcaacaacattgtagttactcgaAAATACTAAccaaattgacagagtgaaaaggaggaagcctgtacagaatacaaatattccaaaacatgcatcctgtttgcaacaaggctaaCTGAAGTAATACTGGTAAAAATGTGGAAAACCAataaactttttgtcctgaatacaacgtttttaaatttgtatttaacctttatttaaccaggtaagaccCATTGAGGTTAAGAACCTCTTTTGCGAGGGTGACCTGGCATGAAGGCAAAACAGGGAAATAGCAGTGTGTACATTAAAAATGTACAAAATACACCCAAAATACAAAGTGTCACAAGTTACGGATACAATTGAATATCAGAAACAACTGCAGCTATCAAAAACAGTGTTATGGATCAGAGTCTTAAAAACAGGCAGGACGCTAACTCCCCTAACTTTAATATCTTTTGAAGCATGTTCCAGGATGAAGGGGCATTATGGGAAAAATATTGTTTCCCCATCTCAGTTCTAGCCTTAGGAACAGACAAGGACAGCAGCGACTGTGAACGAAGTGACTGATCTAGTCAGTGTGATATATTTCGGGCAATTCCaagacaacacattactgagtaccattctccatattttcaagcatagtggtggctgcatcatgttatgggtatgcttgtaatatgTAAGAATTGGGGAGTTGTTCCggttaaaaaataaatggaatggagctaagcacaggcaaaatcctagaggaaaacctggctcaGTCTTCTTTCCACCATACACTGGGAgatttaattcacctttcagcaggacaataacctaaaacacaaggccaaatatacactgccgttgcttaccaagaagacggtgaatgttcctgagtggcagagttacagttttgactttaaTCTACTTATAgatatatggcaagacctgaagaaggttgtctatcaatgatcaacaaccaatttgacagaacttgaagaatttagaaaagaataatagacaaatattgcacaatccaggtgtggaatgctcttatagacttacccagaaagactcacagctgtaaacgctgccaaaggtgcttctgtgTAAAGGAACAGATTTGACTTATTCCtttaactatatatatatttatttattttgttaccAGTTTTGTTTTTTTCATTTATATTTCGAGGCAGCATGTTTGCACATAGGGTgcaccgattggtgtcaccttgttagtaagtatgtgttacacctgtgctggcttgtctaTCTCATTAGTCGgaggtgttacacctgtgctggcttgtccatctcgttagtcggGAGGTGTTatacctgtgctggcttgtccatctcgttagtcggtgttacacctgtgctggcttgtccatctcgttagtcggaggtgttacacctgtgctggcttgtccatctcgttagtcggGAGGTGTTatacctgtgctggcttgtccatctcgttagtcggtgttacacctgtgctggcttgtctaTCTCGTTAGTCGGaaggtgttacacctgtgctggcttgtccatctcattAGTCGgaggtgttacacctgtgctggcttatCCATCTCGTTAGTCGGgaggtgttacacctgtgctggcttgtccatctcgttagtcggaggtgttacacctgtgctggcttgtccatctcgttagtcggGAGGTGTTATACCTGTGCTGGCTTATCCATCTCGTTAGTCGgaggtgttacacctgtgctggcttgtccatctcgttagtcgggaggtgttacacctgtgctggcttatCCATCTCGTTAGTCGgaggtgttacacctgtgctggcttgtccatctcgttagtcgggaggtgttacacctgtgctggcttgtccatctcgttagttgggaggtgtttcacctgtgctggcttgtccatctcgttagttgggaggtgtttcacctgtgctggcttgtccatctcattAGTCGGgaggtgttacacctgtgctggcccaggtgatatttaaaaGTGGCTGGCCAAGGTGATATTtaggagtggctggcccaggtgatatttaagagtggctggtccAGGTAAAAtagatgtgtgaaggttagtgtattttctgtagggaagctagTGATCCATCATGCATGaaattcctgggagtgtgtaaacatatatattttttttaccatagcatttttgtatgttctctatagttatgtacttgaaaatgtattaattgaccaattcggcacatttgggcaaactcctggcagacttgtGTAGTGatgtaattcttcactggattagtctgaaactttgcacacacactgctgctatctTGTGGACAACATCTAAATTACACCTGGAATCCTATTTCAATGTATGGTCTTTCTCTTCAAAGGTAGAAAAAtagaaaacgcatgtttttttgtttgtattatcttttaccagatccaaTGTGTTatataatttcacatttccacaaacttcaaagtgttttctttcaaatggtgtaaagaatatgcatatccttgcttcaggtcctgagctacaggcaattagatttgggtatgtcattttaggcgaaaattgaaaaaaagggtccgatccttaggAGGTTtcaagagtggctggcccaggtgatatttaagagtggctggcccaggtgatatttaagagtggctggcccaggtgatatttaagagtggctggcccaggtgatatttaagagtggctggcccagtgctccagttgagCTTGAGAGATGTTGGGAGAGCTACACTTCACGTCAGCTGAGGCGCAATTTCGAGCTCAACCTATTTAAGTTTGAAAGAAGCCTGAGTTTTGGGTTTTCCCATGTTTATTTTGGTTCATATTCTTTTTATTCCCTATCCTAAGTtgttgtgggtttttcttttagtTTGGCTTTTCGGAGCGAAACCTAGTGGGCatccatggtgggtgtcttttagaaacccttactagtggctttgccaactTTCAGTGGGCACCCATGTGACTTTCAGAACCCCTTCCTCGTTTGTTTTAGTTGTCAAAGTGATTTGTCTTTGTTAGTTCCCTTTGTTGTGAACGACATTTTGAATTTGTCAGCTGGGAACGTAACAATATTGTAAAATTACTAAGTCAAGTCTGTTCCTTTACCAACCCCCTTCCTTacatccatccagccatccatccatccatccacccttcCATCCAACCACccttccatccatccttccatccaacCAACCTATTTCAACCAGGATTCCCCTGCTACCGAGCGTAGACGGTGTGTCCTCTCCTCTGACAAATACAGCCCTCTGTTCCCTTGCTGGGCTCTCATCTGGCCCTCAGCCTGCATGATGTCACCCCCTGTTGCGGGGACATATGTAGTGGAGAGAGGTggcaaggcaggcaggcaggtgggtAGTCAGCCACCCCCGGGTGTTTTAGCCTTAATAAGCCTGGTGGGATACTGGTGCTTTATGTACGGTAGGTGATAGGGTTGGGTAATGTGAGCTAGGgggaaaggagggatggagagagtttTGGGAAAGGGGAGAATATGATAATTGTGAGaagagagacaaaaagtgagAGAAGagcgggggaaagagagagagactgtatgtgtgtgggttggAGAGAGATTCTCTCAATAGGGAATTCAGTGGCCCAAGCACGGAGAGAGTCCTGAGAGAGAGCCAACACGGCAGCATTTAGACCAGTTACTTAGCCAAGATTCAAAGTAACCGTCCAAATACAAGTGCAAAAAATAGGTCACGACACGCACCCACGTACACACCCACGCATGTaaacatgcacgtacacacacacacttatgcacatacacacacaccagtggaggctcctcagaggaggaaggagaggaccatCCTCTGTGAATTTCATGAAaattaaaaatagtgaaacattaaaaaagttatcctttttagaaaaAACTCtacaaaatatattcacgtcaccaaataattgattaaaacacagttttgcaatgaaggtctacagtagcctcaacagcactctgtagggtagcaccatggtgtagccagaggacagatAGTTTCTGTCCTgttggtacattgacttcaaaaacctaggaggctcatggttctcacccccttccttagacttacacagtaattatgacaacttccggaggatatcctccaacctatcagagctctgcagcatgaactgagatgttgtccacccaatcaaaggatcagagaataaaTCTAGAACTGAAAACATAAGCTACAGCTACTTTCCGCAGGTGCTGGAGTTGTAGGCAAACTcatggaaaacagaaaggaaaacgcTGCACACTGCTGCCTatgctcccaggtgatatttatttataacaacgttgttataaataaatatcacctgggagcatgagcagTAGTGTTCAgcgttttcctttctgttttccaagcttttggttttactaatttattgccactggggcccaccggtgtaactgctaaactgcttactgacggtacactgtaacgttactgcatggttgtagcgggtttactaacacgttagttctattagttctatgaTGTTACttcagctaatatggtgacaacggtGTAGGTTGTGTGTAgcggtcatgatatgaaggtttggctaggaaaggttttttcgcctggtcacatacagctgatgtgttgttagTTGAAGTCCATAAGCAAAGGGAAAAAGTGAGAGGAGGAGTGTgcatagatgtgagaaggaagacaacaagctgtttgtatgtggctattTTACGTGCTGTTTGCATGTGAtcaagggtgtattcattccaccgattctgctgaaaaacgttttttaaacggaagcaaacggaattgaacggggataaacataactgaatttgtccaatagaaactctaattTGCAACTGTTGAACTAATGATTACAccgtagatcagctagatgcaggcaagagcgtGCAagacggtattgaatgtgtcactgtctgttcgtgtgtcactgtctgtcacctcaaatctttctctcgacctgtaaactttcattcattggctaggttgtagcaacctcatgatgggaacagggaaaatgtgaaaatgtgagGATCATGTAGTAGtaaggtgaatggaatatgaatgaaagtcatacaatatgctgtaataaaactagtcctccctcatcttaaacggcaccgaccctcactgacacacacagtggtaaagGAACGTCATAGACTCATTGTTGTgattcactgacacacacagtggtaaagGAACGTCATAGACTCATTGTTGTgattcactgacacacacagtggtaaagGAACGCCATAGACTCATTGTTGTgattcactgacacacacagtggtaaagGAACGTCATAGACTCATTGTTGTgattcactgacacacacagtggtaaagGAACATCATAGACTCATTGTTGCgattcactgacacacacagtggtaaagGAACGTCATGGACTCATTGTTGTgattcactgacacacacagtggtaaagGAACGTCATGGACTCATTGTTGTgattcactgacacacacagtggtaaagGAACGTCATGGACTCATTGTTGTgattcactgacacacacagtggtaaagGAACTTCATAGACTCATTGTTGTgattcactgacacacacagtggtaaagGAACGTCATGGACTCATTGTTGTgattcactgacacacacagtggtaaagGAACGTCATGGACTCATTGTTGTgattcactgacacacacagtggtaaagGAACATCATAGACTCATTGTTGTgattcactgacacacacagtggtaaagGAACATCATAGACTCATTGTTGTgattcactgacacacacagtggtaaagGAACATCATAGACTCATTGTTGTgattcactgacacacacagtggtaaagGAACGTTATAGACTCATTGTTGTgattcactgacacacacagtggtaaagGAACATCATAGACTCATTGTTGTgattcactgacacacacagtggtaaagGAACGTCATAGACTCATTGTTGTGATTTAATGACACACATTCAAATAGTAAATACTCATTCTAAATTCACATAAACAGTGCCATTGGTGCACAATCATGTACCAATACAATAAACATCTTTCGGTAGTATCAGGGTTAAAGTGTTAAAAACTCTATCAGTAGTATCAGGGTTTAAACTCTATCAGTAGTATCAGGGTTTAAACTCTATCAGTAGTATCAGGGTTTAAACTCTATCAGTAGTATCAGGGTTTAAACTCTATCAGTAGTATCAGGGTTTAAACTCTATCAGTAGTATCAGGGTTTAAACTCTATCAGTAGTATCAGGGTTTAAACTCTATCAGTAGTATCAGGGTTTAAACTATTTCAGTAGTATCAGGGTTTAAACTCTATCAGTAGTATCAGGGTTTAAACTCTATCAGTAGTATCAGGGTTTAAACTATTTCAGTATTATCAGGGTTGAAGTGTTAAAAACAACTAGAACAAATTATGCACTTAGAAGTAGTACTATAGAATGTGCTATACTATAGAATGTGCTATACTATAGTACTATAGAATgtgctatactatactactatagaatGTGCTATACTGTGGTACTATAGAACgtgctatactatactacagtactatagaatgtgctatactatactacactacagtactatagaatgtgctatactatactatagaaTGTGCTATACTATAGTACTATAGAATGTGCTATACTATAGTACTATAGAATGTGCTATACTATACAGAATGTGCTATACCATAGT from Salmo salar chromosome ssa07, Ssal_v3.1, whole genome shotgun sequence includes the following:
- the LOC106593864 gene encoding urocortin-3, with amino-acid sequence MMPFLRTLVVLAVLCAPTSSLCLRLYQSDSNLLCDDDILAEVQTNDVPSDEFPVSESWGSLFKSGDTLSSAESREKRTSTYPANYRFLSQTQLRSKMFQNSINNDRLSKFTLSLDVPTNIMNILFDIQKSKNLRAKAADNARLMAQIGRRKRQ